One window of Rhodopirellula bahusiensis genomic DNA carries:
- a CDS encoding polyprenol monophosphomannose synthase, translating to MLVGICTYNEAANVKTMLTKIREALPDADCLVVDDDSPDGTAEIARRYAEESGAGESILVKVRKDERGLGGAIRAAMQTAIDGQYDLFCNMDADLSHDPADLPRLVSTCLKENADVVVGSRYIEGGAIVGWPWRRKVMSGLINGFTRKLLRLPVRDASGSYRCYRVRCLAGLDPPRNPSDGYAFIQEVLLRLHRDGAKCVEVPITFTERVHGTSKLNLREAVRSSLTVFRLLAAR from the coding sequence ATTTTAGTTGGAATCTGCACCTACAACGAAGCCGCCAACGTCAAAACGATGTTGACGAAGATTCGCGAGGCTCTTCCAGATGCGGATTGTTTGGTCGTCGATGATGACTCGCCCGACGGGACCGCGGAAATCGCGCGACGGTACGCGGAGGAGTCCGGTGCCGGTGAATCGATCCTTGTGAAAGTTCGCAAGGACGAGCGAGGATTGGGGGGCGCCATTCGCGCGGCGATGCAGACCGCAATCGATGGGCAGTACGATTTGTTTTGCAATATGGACGCGGATCTCAGTCACGACCCAGCCGATTTGCCGCGGTTGGTGTCGACATGTTTGAAGGAGAACGCCGACGTTGTCGTTGGGTCGCGTTACATCGAAGGCGGCGCGATCGTCGGTTGGCCGTGGCGTCGCAAGGTGATGAGCGGCCTGATCAACGGGTTCACCCGAAAGTTGTTGCGGTTGCCGGTGCGTGACGCGAGCGGTTCGTACCGTTGCTATCGTGTGCGCTGTTTGGCTGGGTTGGATCCACCTCGCAATCCAAGTGATGGGTACGCGTTCATCCAAGAGGTTTTGCTGCGGCTTCATCGCGATGGAGCGAAGTGCGTCGAGGTTCCGATCACGTTCACCGAACGAGTTCACGGCACCAGCAAGCTGAATCTGAGAGAGGCGGTCCGAAGCAGCTTGACCGTGTTCCGATTGTTGGCCGCTCGGTAG